A genomic region of Rhodanobacter sp. contains the following coding sequences:
- a CDS encoding DegT/DnrJ/EryC1/StrS family aminotransferase produces MTIIPVNALDRHILPLKDCLAQASAAVIESGYFVLGPNVKAFEREFAAYCGVSDCVGVANGTEALELGLRSIGITGGKRVAVVANAAMYGTTAVLACDAEPVFVDIDPVTHTLDPKSLEATLASSPIDAVIVTHLYGRLANMEAILALADKHGFAVFEDCAQAHGARDASGRRAGSFGRAASFSFYPTKNLGAVGDGGAVVTNDPLVADTLRKLRQYGWTAKYRNELAGGRNSRLDELQATFLRTMLPLLDGWNARRREIANRYSREIRNDRISTPLESGEEYVAHLYVVQASDRNGLQKHLADAGVGSDIHYPIGDHRQPLFNQQFSSLTLPTTESACENVLTLPCFPELTDLEVARVIEACNQW; encoded by the coding sequence ATGACCATCATTCCTGTTAACGCGTTGGACCGCCATATTTTGCCGCTCAAGGATTGCCTGGCGCAGGCTAGCGCAGCCGTCATCGAGAGTGGCTACTTCGTCCTGGGCCCCAACGTGAAAGCCTTCGAACGCGAATTCGCTGCTTACTGTGGAGTCTCAGACTGCGTCGGCGTTGCCAACGGCACGGAGGCGCTTGAGCTTGGACTCCGCAGTATTGGCATCACTGGAGGCAAGCGCGTCGCCGTGGTTGCGAACGCTGCTATGTATGGAACTACGGCGGTGCTTGCCTGTGATGCCGAGCCCGTTTTTGTCGACATCGACCCTGTCACCCATACGCTCGATCCCAAATCACTCGAAGCAACGCTCGCCAGCAGCCCGATCGATGCGGTTATCGTCACCCATCTTTATGGGCGGCTCGCGAACATGGAGGCCATCTTGGCGCTTGCGGACAAGCACGGCTTTGCTGTTTTCGAGGACTGTGCGCAGGCCCATGGTGCACGCGATGCGTCCGGTCGTCGTGCCGGAAGTTTCGGAAGAGCAGCAAGTTTCAGCTTCTATCCGACTAAGAACCTTGGCGCCGTTGGCGACGGAGGCGCCGTGGTCACCAACGATCCACTTGTAGCCGATACGCTGCGCAAGTTGCGCCAATACGGCTGGACCGCAAAGTATCGCAATGAGCTGGCCGGTGGCCGCAACAGCCGCTTAGACGAGCTGCAAGCGACCTTCCTGCGCACCATGCTACCTTTGCTCGATGGCTGGAATGCCCGTCGACGCGAAATCGCAAACCGCTACTCCAGGGAAATCCGCAACGACCGCATTAGCACGCCATTGGAAAGTGGCGAGGAATACGTCGCGCATCTCTATGTGGTGCAGGCATCGGATAGGAATGGGCTGCAGAAGCATTTGGCTGACGCTGGCGTCGGCAGCGATATCCATTACCCGATTGGAGATCATCGTCAGCCGCTCTTCAACCAGCAGTTCAGCTCGTTAACTTTGCCAACCACCGAATCGGCCTGCGAGAACGTGCTGACGTTACCGTGCTTTCCTGAACTTACCGACCTCGAAGTCGCAAGAGTGATCGAGGCGTGCAATCAGTGGTGA
- a CDS encoding glycosyltransferase family 2 protein, which yields MVNSRYSIVIPVYKNEGSVPALLQALEELSKSLDALLEVVFVVDGSPDASFQTLERGLHAVTFQAKLVLLSRNFGAFAAIRCGLSEATGDYIGVMAADLQEPPSLMLDFFDALRTKPLDVVFGQRLGRSDPGLTKLASGVFWGIYRRLVVPDVPEGGVDVFAVTAAFRDRLLALGEANSSLLGLLFWLGGRREFIGYQRLERLHGTSAWTFRKKLTYLLDSVFAFSDLPVRVLMSLGLLGLGVAFVLGVIVLLARLLGAHAVPGYAGSMLAILFFGALNTFGIGIVGNYAWRAYENTKQRPLNIVSTRIEFPGKVI from the coding sequence GTGGTGAACTCTCGCTATTCCATCGTCATACCCGTATACAAGAACGAAGGCTCCGTTCCCGCGCTGCTGCAGGCGCTGGAGGAGCTGTCGAAGTCTCTCGACGCACTGCTCGAGGTGGTGTTTGTAGTAGACGGAAGCCCAGACGCCAGCTTCCAGACGCTTGAACGCGGCCTGCACGCAGTAACGTTTCAGGCAAAGCTTGTATTGCTATCGCGGAACTTTGGCGCGTTCGCTGCTATTCGTTGTGGCCTGTCCGAAGCAACCGGCGATTACATCGGCGTCATGGCGGCGGATTTGCAAGAACCGCCATCGCTGATGCTGGATTTTTTCGACGCGTTAAGGACGAAGCCGCTCGACGTAGTGTTTGGCCAGCGCTTGGGTCGATCCGATCCCGGCTTAACCAAACTGGCATCTGGAGTTTTCTGGGGAATTTATCGCCGCCTGGTGGTACCTGATGTGCCTGAAGGTGGCGTCGATGTATTCGCTGTTACCGCAGCATTCCGTGACCGCCTCTTGGCCCTTGGCGAAGCGAACAGTAGCTTGCTGGGCTTACTGTTCTGGCTGGGGGGGCGCCGGGAATTCATCGGATATCAGCGCCTTGAACGGCTCCACGGCACGAGTGCATGGACATTCCGCAAGAAGCTGACTTACTTACTGGACAGCGTATTCGCGTTCTCCGATCTTCCTGTTCGCGTTCTTATGTCACTGGGCCTCCTAGGCTTAGGGGTTGCCTTCGTACTCGGCGTGATCGTGCTGCTTGCAAGGCTGCTCGGCGCACATGCAGTGCCCGGTTATGCCGGATCAATGCTGGCCATCCTTTTTTTTGGGGCTTTGAACACCTTCGGTATCGGTATCGTTGGAAATTACGCTTGGCGCGCTTATGAAAACACCAAGCAGCGCCCCCTCAACATAGTTTCAACGCGTATCGAATTTCCAGGAAAGGTGATATGA
- a CDS encoding WxcM-like domain-containing protein gives MSHFVHPNGLCESPNIGEGTRIWAFAHVLPNARIGSGCNICDGVFIENDVTVGNNVTVKCGVQLWDGVTLEDDVFVGPNATFTNDLRPRSKVYPEAFLRTVVEKGASIGANATILPGVRIGRNAMVGAGAVVTRSVPANAVVVGNPAKIVGYVGTSETPASEGTPSQIQPKRGARPTAVRGVQLHTFNAVTDMRGTLSVGEFEHEIPFAVKRYFLVYDVPTSEVRGEHAHHQCHQFLIAVRGSVHVVADDGHNREEFVLDRPHVGVYLPPMTWGTQYKYSNDAMLLVFASHFYDASDYIREYDKFLELVR, from the coding sequence ATGAGCCACTTTGTGCATCCGAACGGGCTATGTGAATCGCCAAACATTGGCGAGGGAACCCGCATCTGGGCATTTGCCCATGTCCTGCCCAACGCAAGGATCGGCAGCGGTTGCAACATTTGCGACGGCGTGTTCATCGAAAACGATGTCACGGTGGGCAACAACGTAACAGTCAAGTGCGGTGTTCAGCTGTGGGATGGTGTGACGCTCGAGGATGATGTGTTCGTCGGCCCCAACGCAACCTTTACCAATGACTTGCGCCCGCGAAGCAAGGTCTACCCGGAAGCCTTCCTGCGCACCGTCGTCGAGAAGGGTGCATCCATCGGAGCCAATGCCACCATTCTTCCTGGAGTTCGGATTGGCCGAAATGCGATGGTCGGCGCTGGTGCAGTCGTCACTCGCTCCGTACCTGCCAACGCGGTCGTTGTTGGCAACCCTGCCAAGATCGTTGGATACGTCGGCACGTCAGAGACACCTGCTAGCGAGGGGACGCCGTCTCAGATCCAGCCAAAGCGGGGGGCCCGTCCAACAGCTGTCCGGGGCGTACAACTGCACACCTTCAATGCCGTCACCGACATGCGCGGAACTCTCTCTGTTGGCGAGTTCGAGCACGAAATCCCTTTTGCAGTAAAGCGCTATTTCCTCGTTTACGATGTGCCTACGTCAGAGGTGCGCGGCGAACACGCACATCACCAGTGCCATCAATTCCTGATTGCCGTACGAGGCAGCGTACACGTCGTAGCTGATGATGGACATAACCGCGAGGAATTTGTCCTGGACCGACCCCACGTTGGTGTCTACCTCCCACCCATGACCTGGGGTACCCAATACAAGTATTCCAACGATGCGATGCTGCTTGTCTTCGCTTCACACTTCTATGATGCCAGCGACTATATCCGCGAGTACGACAAGTTCCTGGAACTGGTGCGGTAG
- a CDS encoding GtrA family protein produces MSTTALSRLRTLVERSRFLRFLVSGGLNTAVTYIIYVALLQILEYRLAYTVAYVVGILLSYSLNRAFVFRSHRGWSSVLLFPFVYLAQYLVSLAIIWIWVGKLGLPKLLAPPVAVLISIPLTYLFSGFVFTPKPSQFK; encoded by the coding sequence ATGAGTACAACCGCGCTATCGCGGCTGCGAACATTGGTGGAACGCTCCCGGTTCCTGCGCTTCCTGGTCTCAGGCGGTCTCAACACCGCCGTGACCTACATCATCTATGTCGCCTTGCTTCAAATACTTGAGTACAGGCTCGCGTACACCGTCGCGTACGTAGTCGGTATCTTGCTGTCGTACTCGCTCAACCGCGCGTTTGTCTTTCGCAGTCATCGCGGCTGGTCATCCGTGCTGCTATTCCCCTTCGTATACCTGGCCCAATACTTAGTCAGTCTCGCAATTATCTGGATTTGGGTTGGCAAGCTAGGGCTGCCCAAGCTATTGGCACCGCCAGTCGCTGTTCTAATTTCCATCCCGTTAACCTATCTTTTTTCCGGATTCGTCTTTACTCCGAAGCCATCGCAATTTAAGTAG
- a CDS encoding hypothetical protein (frameshifted, insertion/deletion at around 2803419), translating to MHERGVQLRLIEPGKPNQNAYIESFNGRLRDECLNEHWFPSLLHARTEIERWRREYNEERPKKALGGLTPAAYAKQLK from the coding sequence GTGCACGAGCGCGGCGTGCAACTGCGCCTGATCGAACCGGGCAAGCCGAACCAGAACGCCTACATCGAATCATTCAACGGCCGCCTGCGCGACGAATGTCTCAACGAACACTGGTTTCCCAGCCTGCTGCACGCCCGCACCGAGATTGAACGCTGGCGGCGGGAATACAACGAGGAGCGACCGAAGAAGGCGTTGGGCGGGCTGACCCCTGCCGCCTACGCGAAGCAGTTAAAATAA
- a CDS encoding hypothetical protein (frameshifted, insertion/deletion at around 2803931) produces the protein MKKRFSEEQIIGFLREADAGLPIKELCRKHGFSEASYYLWRSKFGGMSVPDAKRLKELETENTRLKKLLAEQMLENEVIKDVLRKKP, from the coding sequence GTGAAGAAGCGCTTTTCCGAAGAACAGATCATCGGCTTCCTGCGTGAGGCGGATGCCGGCCTGCCGATCAAGGAGCTGTGCCGCAAGCACGGCTTCAGCGAGGCGTCCTACTACCTGTGGCGGAGCAAGTTCGGCGGCATGAGCGTGCCGGACGCCAAACGCCTGAAGGAGCTGGAGACGGAGAACACGCGGCTGAAGAAGCTGCTGGCCGAGCAGATGCTTGAGAACGAGGTGATCAAGGACGTCCTGCGAAAAAAACCGTAG